From Acinetobacter suaedae, one genomic window encodes:
- the hsdR gene encoding EcoAI/FtnUII family type I restriction enzme subunit R encodes MDKKKLSERDICSKFINPALEQAGWTAHQIREEVTFTNGQIMVRGKLHTRGERKRADYVLYYKKNIPLAIIEAKDNNHSLGAGMQQALAYADCLQVPFVFSSNGDGFLFHDQTGLFGKVEQELGLEEFPSPERLWKLYEQYNGLTTPESKKIVEYPYYDDGSGNIPRYYQVNAINKTIEAIARGQNRILLVMATGTGKTYTAFQIIWRLWKSGAKKRILFLADRNILVDQTKNKDFKPFGQHMTKISNRMIDKSYEIYLSLYQAVTGSEEEKNIYKQFSPEFFDLIVIDECHRGSAKEDSSWREILEYFSSATHVGLTATPKETKDTSNITYFGDPVYTYTLKQGIQDGFLAPYKVVRIDIDKDLQGWRPEKGKKDQHGNEITDRIYNLKDMDKGLVLKKRTELVAQKITEFLVNTDPYAKTIVFCDDIDHAERMRQALANLNPERIKENRKFVMRITGDDKEGKAELDNFINPEERYPVIATTSKLMTTGVDSQTCKLIVLDQHIKSMTEFKQMIGRGTRINEEFGKTWFTIMDFKKATELFSDPAFDGEPVVIYEPKPDEPVVPPDEPDIGDEGDDTDYPDDDSTTGGTSDGDDTGGGDGEPPRKFYVNDVAVNVIGERVQFYDNDGKLVTESLKDYTRQHILKDYESLDAFLRKWKGADKKSLIIDEFKKQGVIFEALEDEVGKDFDPFDMICHIAFDQPALTKKERANNVRKRNYFTKYNDQARQVLDALLDKYADQGIEPIEDVKILQIPPFNQMGSIIEIIQSFGSVEAYTNALKELEDHLYDDAS; translated from the coding sequence ATGGATAAGAAGAAACTATCTGAACGAGATATATGTAGTAAATTTATCAACCCTGCCTTAGAACAAGCAGGATGGACTGCACATCAAATCCGTGAAGAAGTGACTTTTACCAATGGTCAAATCATGGTGCGTGGAAAACTACATACTCGTGGTGAGCGTAAACGTGCTGATTATGTTCTTTATTACAAGAAAAATATTCCTTTAGCGATCATTGAAGCTAAAGATAATAATCATAGTCTAGGGGCTGGTATGCAGCAGGCTTTAGCCTATGCTGATTGCTTACAAGTACCTTTTGTTTTTTCAAGTAATGGTGATGGCTTCTTATTCCATGACCAAACGGGATTATTTGGAAAAGTTGAACAAGAACTAGGATTGGAAGAGTTTCCCTCTCCTGAACGTTTATGGAAACTGTATGAACAATATAATGGTTTGACTACCCCTGAATCGAAGAAAATCGTTGAATATCCTTACTATGATGATGGTTCTGGAAATATTCCTCGTTACTACCAAGTTAATGCAATCAATAAAACGATAGAAGCGATTGCTCGGGGGCAAAATCGTATTTTACTTGTTATGGCAACAGGTACGGGGAAAACTTATACAGCTTTTCAAATCATATGGCGTTTATGGAAGTCAGGTGCAAAGAAACGGATTTTATTTTTGGCAGACCGGAATATTTTAGTCGACCAAACTAAAAATAAAGATTTTAAACCCTTTGGTCAGCACATGACTAAAATATCAAATCGTATGATTGATAAAAGTTATGAGATTTATCTTTCTCTTTATCAAGCAGTAACTGGTTCAGAAGAAGAAAAGAACATCTACAAGCAGTTTAGTCCTGAGTTCTTTGACTTAATTGTGATTGATGAATGTCATCGTGGAAGTGCTAAAGAAGATTCATCATGGCGTGAAATTTTAGAATACTTTAGTTCAGCTACCCATGTTGGTTTAACAGCGACTCCAAAAGAAACCAAAGATACTTCAAACATTACTTATTTTGGTGATCCAGTTTATACCTATACGTTGAAACAAGGGATTCAAGATGGTTTCCTTGCACCTTATAAAGTTGTGCGTATCGATATAGATAAAGACCTACAAGGATGGCGACCAGAAAAAGGCAAAAAGGATCAGCATGGCAACGAAATTACTGATCGCATATATAACCTTAAAGATATGGATAAAGGGCTTGTTTTAAAGAAGCGTACAGAACTTGTCGCTCAAAAAATTACAGAGTTTTTGGTGAATACTGATCCTTACGCCAAGACAATTGTGTTCTGTGATGATATTGATCATGCAGAGCGTATGCGACAAGCTTTAGCTAATTTGAACCCTGAACGAATCAAAGAAAATCGTAAATTTGTCATGCGTATTACTGGTGATGATAAAGAGGGTAAAGCTGAACTAGATAACTTTATTAATCCTGAGGAACGTTATCCTGTCATAGCAACAACGTCTAAACTGATGACTACAGGCGTGGATTCACAAACGTGTAAATTGATTGTGCTTGATCAGCATATTAAATCCATGACTGAGTTTAAACAGATGATTGGTCGTGGTACACGTATCAATGAAGAGTTTGGAAAAACTTGGTTTACGATTATGGATTTCAAAAAGGCGACAGAACTTTTTAGTGATCCAGCTTTTGACGGTGAACCTGTTGTCATTTATGAGCCTAAACCAGATGAACCTGTAGTACCACCTGATGAGCCAGATATTGGAGATGAAGGTGATGATACAGATTATCCTGATGATGATTCAACAACAGGTGGTACTTCTGATGGTGACGATACTGGTGGGGGTGATGGCGAGCCACCAAGAAAATTCTATGTAAATGATGTTGCTGTTAATGTGATTGGAGAGCGAGTTCAGTTTTATGATAACGATGGAAAATTAGTGACTGAATCTCTGAAAGATTATACTCGTCAGCATATTTTAAAAGACTATGAATCTTTAGATGCATTTTTAAGAAAATGGAAAGGCGCTGATAAGAAGTCACTCATAATTGATGAGTTCAAAAAGCAGGGTGTAATTTTTGAAGCATTAGAGGATGAGGTTGGCAAAGATTTTGATCCATTCGATATGATTTGCCACATTGCTTTCGATCAGCCTGCATTAACTAAAAAAGAACGTGCGAATAATGTGCGTAAACGTAACTATTTCACTAAATATAATGATCAGGCTCGTCAGGTATTAGATGCATTACTAGATAAATATGCAGATCAAGGTATTGAGCCAATTGAAGATGTAAAGATTTTACAAATTCCTCCGTTTAACCAAATGGGATCAATCATTGAAATTATTCAGTCATTTGGGTCGGTTGAAGCGTATACAAATGCTTTAAAAGAATTGGAAGATCACTTATATGATGATGCATCTTAA
- a CDS encoding DUF3526 domain-containing protein — translation MKWFIHEWRLFQRSTLSVVAILLLLALTTMSVWSGLKEVERQHQTIEHLASIHEQDVAAIADQYADAGDVGYPAYYTFHNTWDAPSDAAFLALGLRDAAPYVLRVRALGLQAQLYEGEVFNPELALSGRFDFAFVLIYLVPLFVIALLHDLISVEHQSGRLGLLLSLPDGTRIWRRRVALRYGLLLTCLVVPVLIGAVVAGTAWTTVSMVVFVAASYLAFWVGLALLVATRGWRSVTNATALMGAWVMLTLVLPTLANVALVRTIPVHQGVDLMLAQRQIVHGAWEVPRERTMQRFFESHPEWKDTAPLAKGFQWKWYFAFHQVGDESVAGQAQQYREGLLKRQAWTDRIGWFLPGVGAQVALHQFANTDLPAQLHYQDQIANYHKQIRTYYYPYLFNDLEFNSAKFDARPVFKPDSHDAGSIHMHTWMMLMLCWLIAGLGIRSIYN, via the coding sequence ATGAAATGGTTTATACATGAATGGCGTTTGTTTCAACGATCAACTCTCTCTGTCGTGGCCATTCTCTTACTATTGGCTCTGACAACCATGTCGGTATGGTCTGGCTTAAAAGAAGTTGAACGGCAACACCAGACAATTGAACATTTAGCTTCTATTCATGAACAAGATGTAGCAGCCATAGCAGATCAATATGCCGATGCAGGCGATGTTGGTTATCCAGCGTATTATACTTTTCATAATACTTGGGATGCACCATCTGATGCTGCTTTTTTAGCGTTGGGATTACGCGATGCAGCGCCTTATGTGTTGCGAGTGCGGGCTTTGGGTTTACAGGCACAGTTATATGAAGGAGAAGTATTCAATCCTGAATTGGCATTGTCGGGTCGATTTGATTTTGCATTTGTACTGATTTATCTGGTTCCTTTATTTGTGATCGCACTGTTACATGATCTGATCTCTGTAGAACATCAGTCTGGTCGCTTAGGTTTATTGCTCTCACTACCTGATGGAACACGTATTTGGCGACGTCGTGTTGCATTGCGATATGGTCTGCTTTTAACTTGCTTGGTTGTACCTGTGTTAATTGGTGCAGTTGTTGCGGGTACTGCATGGACGACGGTGAGTATGGTTGTATTCGTCGCGGCAAGTTATTTGGCTTTTTGGGTTGGACTTGCATTACTTGTTGCTACACGTGGTTGGCGCTCAGTAACCAATGCTACTGCATTGATGGGAGCTTGGGTGATGTTGACGTTAGTGCTCCCAACATTAGCGAATGTTGCTTTGGTTCGTACTATTCCTGTCCATCAAGGGGTAGATTTAATGCTAGCACAACGTCAGATCGTGCATGGCGCTTGGGAAGTTCCACGCGAACGAACCATGCAACGCTTTTTCGAGAGTCATCCTGAGTGGAAAGATACTGCGCCGTTGGCAAAAGGCTTTCAATGGAAATGGTATTTTGCTTTTCATCAAGTAGGGGATGAGAGTGTGGCTGGACAAGCACAGCAATATCGTGAAGGTTTGTTGAAACGTCAGGCATGGACTGATCGTATTGGATGGTTCTTGCCGGGTGTTGGTGCGCAAGTTGCCTTACATCAATTTGCAAATACCGATCTACCTGCGCAATTGCACTATCAGGATCAGATTGCAAATTACCATAAACAGATTCGAACGTATTATTACCCTTATTTGTTTAATGATTTGGAATTTAATTCTGCTAAGTTTGATGCACGACCTGTGTTTAAACCTGATTCGCATGATGCTGGATCAATCCATATGCATACTTGGATGATGTTAATGCTTTGTTGGTTGATCGCAGGGTTGGGGATAAGAAGTATCTACAATTGA
- a CDS encoding ABC transporter permease codes for MSVVKRIAREEWRYLFRNRVAVFGLLLLLVLMLVATFNAWEHQNQTNAERAHYQAQVNHEFEAQPDRHPHRMVHYGHFVFRPLNPLAAFDTGIDAYTGNTLFLEGHRQNSANFGDVRQSSLLLRFGQLTPAFVLQVLAPLLLIFVGHSGVVRERESGTLRVLLAQGVSGRQLVMGKLLALTGFAGLIILPALLALGWMAMSGQTLWSFVLWLSAGYIIWLLIWTFAVVLMSSLFARTRDVLLAMLAVWAVMVILLPRWIPDIVNTTIELPTRMENEINAQREYRALGDAHNPDDPKFTEFRDKVLKEYGVTRIEDLPVNFKGLVGMESERQSTELFNRYATATLDLQAQQNQIVDRFGWLSPTLALRRLSMTASGTDLDNFRRFLEQGEHYRYDLIQGLNRLQAEALSYADDTDKNKENRIDHKHWQSFPTFEFKPRTVSETRQQIVPAGSILLLWLVALAIATWFQASRLGRIVR; via the coding sequence ATGAGTGTTGTGAAGCGAATCGCCCGCGAAGAATGGCGTTATTTGTTTCGAAACCGAGTTGCTGTTTTTGGTTTGTTATTACTCTTGGTCTTAATGTTGGTCGCAACATTTAATGCTTGGGAACATCAAAATCAAACCAATGCTGAGCGAGCGCATTATCAGGCACAGGTTAATCATGAGTTTGAAGCCCAACCTGATCGCCATCCCCACCGAATGGTTCATTATGGACATTTCGTATTTCGACCACTCAATCCGTTGGCCGCATTTGATACTGGTATTGATGCTTATACCGGTAATACGTTGTTTTTAGAAGGGCATCGGCAGAATAGTGCAAACTTTGGTGATGTACGCCAATCCTCTTTGTTATTACGTTTTGGTCAGTTGACTCCTGCTTTTGTTCTACAAGTGTTGGCACCACTGTTATTAATTTTCGTTGGCCATTCAGGGGTGGTACGTGAACGTGAATCCGGCACCTTGCGGGTTTTATTGGCACAAGGGGTGAGCGGTCGGCAACTGGTTATGGGTAAGTTGCTGGCACTTACTGGTTTTGCTGGATTGATCATTTTACCTGCACTTTTAGCTTTAGGCTGGATGGCGATGAGTGGGCAGACATTATGGTCATTTGTGTTGTGGCTTTCGGCAGGTTATATCATCTGGTTGCTGATATGGACTTTTGCTGTTGTATTGATGTCTAGCTTATTCGCACGTACCCGTGATGTGCTTTTAGCGATGCTAGCAGTTTGGGCTGTAATGGTCATTTTATTACCACGCTGGATACCCGATATTGTCAATACAACCATCGAGCTTCCAACCCGTATGGAAAATGAAATTAATGCACAACGTGAATATCGAGCATTAGGTGATGCACATAATCCAGATGATCCGAAGTTCACTGAGTTCCGGGATAAAGTGTTAAAAGAATATGGTGTTACACGTATTGAGGATTTGCCAGTCAATTTTAAAGGCTTAGTCGGTATGGAGAGTGAACGTCAATCTACAGAATTGTTTAACCGCTATGCAACAGCAACACTTGACTTGCAAGCACAACAAAACCAAATCGTTGATCGGTTTGGATGGCTCAGCCCAACATTGGCATTACGTCGTCTTTCGATGACAGCTTCAGGCACAGATTTAGATAATTTCCGTCGTTTCTTAGAGCAAGGAGAGCATTACCGTTACGACTTGATTCAAGGATTGAATCGGCTTCAAGCAGAAGCGTTAAGTTATGCGGATGATACGGATAAAAATAAGGAAAATCGTATTGATCACAAGCATTGGCAGTCTTTCCCAACATTTGAGTTTAAACCTAGAACAGTCTCTGAAACTAGGCAACAAATTGTACCTGCTGGCAGTATTTTATTGCTGTGGTTAGTCGCTCTCGCTATTGCCACATGGTTCCAAGCTAGCCGACTCGGGAGAATTGTACGATGA
- a CDS encoding ABC transporter ATP-binding protein: protein MNIDKLKRPSTITAPSDYVLEASAVVAGYGNKTILQRLDLHILPGEIYALLGANGAGKTTTLSLFLGFLAPQTGRVRVQGVDPITQAAEARRNIAYIPENVALYEHLSARENVAYLLDLADQNVSQDTIDQALAAAGLAQDAFDRRVGGFSKGMRQKVAIALALARKVPALLLDEPTSGLDPQATTEFNRLLGVLREQGVAILMVTHDLLSAADVADRIGFLDAGRLVEEVAATGVDRFDVRALHRRYAGYEL from the coding sequence GTGAATATAGATAAACTTAAGCGACCTTCTACAATCACTGCTCCCAGTGATTATGTGTTAGAGGCTAGTGCGGTTGTTGCTGGTTATGGCAACAAAACGATTCTGCAACGACTAGATTTACATATCTTACCTGGTGAAATTTATGCATTGCTTGGTGCTAATGGTGCTGGTAAGACCACAACACTAAGCCTTTTTCTTGGTTTCTTAGCACCTCAAACGGGACGAGTACGTGTACAGGGGGTTGATCCGATTACACAAGCTGCTGAAGCTCGACGCAATATTGCTTATATTCCAGAAAATGTTGCACTGTATGAGCATTTGAGTGCACGGGAAAATGTTGCTTATTTACTTGATTTAGCGGATCAAAATGTAAGTCAGGATACTATTGACCAAGCATTGGCGGCAGCAGGATTGGCTCAAGATGCTTTTGATCGCCGTGTTGGTGGGTTTTCTAAAGGCATGCGTCAAAAAGTTGCGATTGCTTTAGCTTTAGCGCGTAAGGTACCAGCATTGCTATTGGATGAGCCGACTTCTGGACTTGATCCGCAGGCAACGACTGAATTTAACCGATTATTAGGTGTGTTACGTGAACAAGGCGTTGCTATTTTAATGGTTACGCACGACTTGCTCAGTGCGGCTGATGTTGCGGATCGTATTGGCTTCTTGGATGCAGGACGTTTGGTTGAAGAGGTGGCTGCAACAGGTGTTGATCGCTTTGATGTACGTGCATTGCACCGTCGTTATGCAGGATATGAGCTATGA
- a CDS encoding amino acid aminotransferase, whose protein sequence is MFQHIPPYAGDPILSLMEQFNADSRAEKVNLSIGLYYNEDSIVPQLDTIIEAQKRIAPKNTQTKLYLPMEGFKPYRDAIQALLFGANSPAIQQGRVATIQTLGGSGALKVGADFLKTYFPNSEVWVSQPTWDNHVAIFNGAGIKSNFYPYFDAETRGVDFDGMLSTLKTLPEQSIVLLHPCCHNPTGADLNPAQWDQVIAVLKERNLIPFLDIAYQGFGDGMEQDAYAIRALDQAGLNFIVSNSFSKIFSLYGERVGGLTFVCDDAEAAQCTFGQLKATVRRIYSSPPTTGAWLVDQVLNDADLNQQWQGEVKEMRERIIKMRSILKDELTKALPDRDFSYLVNQKGMFSYTGLTGEQVDTLREEYAIYLVRSGRICVAGLNMNNVYKVAKAMAEVLAKSAITA, encoded by the coding sequence ATGTTTCAACATATCCCACCTTATGCAGGCGATCCAATCCTCTCGTTAATGGAACAGTTTAATGCTGATTCACGCGCTGAAAAGGTTAATTTAAGTATTGGTTTGTATTACAACGAGGACAGTATCGTTCCACAGCTCGATACCATTATCGAAGCGCAAAAACGTATTGCACCTAAAAATACTCAAACCAAACTTTATCTTCCAATGGAAGGTTTTAAACCTTACCGTGATGCGATTCAGGCGTTGTTGTTTGGTGCAAATAGCCCTGCAATTCAACAAGGTCGTGTTGCAACCATCCAAACTCTTGGTGGTTCAGGTGCATTAAAAGTTGGTGCAGATTTCTTAAAAACTTACTTCCCAAATTCAGAAGTGTGGGTGAGCCAACCAACATGGGACAACCATGTGGCAATCTTTAACGGTGCTGGCATCAAGAGCAACTTCTACCCATACTTCGATGCAGAAACACGTGGCGTTGATTTTGATGGCATGTTATCAACACTAAAAACGTTGCCAGAACAAAGCATCGTGTTATTACACCCATGCTGCCACAACCCGACAGGTGCGGATTTAAATCCAGCACAGTGGGATCAAGTGATTGCGGTATTAAAAGAGCGTAACCTCATCCCATTCCTCGACATCGCTTACCAAGGCTTTGGCGATGGTATGGAGCAAGATGCTTATGCAATTCGTGCTTTAGACCAAGCAGGTTTGAACTTCATCGTCAGCAACTCATTCTCTAAAATCTTCTCACTTTATGGTGAGCGTGTTGGTGGTTTAACTTTCGTATGTGACGATGCTGAAGCAGCACAATGCACATTCGGTCAATTAAAAGCAACAGTACGTCGTATCTACTCTAGCCCACCAACAACTGGTGCATGGTTGGTTGATCAAGTATTAAATGACGCTGATCTGAATCAACAATGGCAAGGCGAAGTGAAAGAGATGCGCGAGCGTATTATCAAAATGCGTAGCATCTTAAAAGATGAGTTGACTAAAGCACTTCCTGACCGTGATTTTAGCTACCTTGTAAACCAAAAAGGCATGTTCAGCTACACAGGTTTGACAGGCGAGCAAGTCGACACCTTACGTGAAGAATATGCCATTTACCTTGTGCGCAGTGGTCGTATCTGCGTTGCAGGTCTCAACATGAACAATGTGTATAAAGTTGCCAAAGCGATGGCTGAAGTTCTGGCGAAATCGGCTATAACAGCTTGA
- a CDS encoding amino acid permease, with product MSNQQQGNLKHGLSNRHIQLIALGGAIGTGLFLGISQSIKLAGPSVILGYAIAGFIAFMMMRQLGEMVVQEPVSGSFSHFAHKYWGSFAGFMSGWNYWVLNILVCMAELTAIGLYIQYWWPEIPTWASALAFFLLINGINLLHVKLFGEMEFWFSIVKILAILAMIGFGSYLLATGTAGPQAGISNLWALGGFFPFGVEGLIMAMAVIIFAFGGIELFGITAAEARDPDKTLPKAVNQIIYRILIFYIATLFILFALFPWNQMAEGGSPFVMVFASLDSHGVATMLNFVILTAAVSVYNGTSYCSSRMLLGLAQQGNAPKFLKQINKRGIPTNAVLVSAFVTVLCVVINYLFPQKAFALLMMLVVAAIVINWIVISWTHLKFRKAMQTQRQTTKFPSIAYPFSNYLCIVFMLGILVVMSLSPDMRIAVMMIPAWILCLMLAYAVKLRKLKNAQPSVALGTD from the coding sequence ATGTCAAATCAACAGCAAGGAAACCTGAAACACGGTTTGAGCAATCGGCACATCCAGCTTATCGCGCTAGGTGGGGCAATTGGTACAGGGTTATTTCTCGGTATCTCTCAATCGATTAAGCTCGCAGGTCCGTCCGTCATCTTGGGTTATGCAATCGCAGGATTTATTGCATTCATGATGATGCGACAGTTAGGTGAAATGGTGGTTCAAGAGCCAGTGAGTGGTTCTTTTAGTCATTTTGCACACAAATATTGGGGTTCATTTGCTGGCTTTATGTCAGGCTGGAATTATTGGGTACTCAATATTCTGGTCTGTATGGCAGAGCTGACTGCAATTGGACTCTATATTCAATATTGGTGGCCCGAGATTCCAACATGGGCATCCGCATTGGCGTTTTTCCTGTTAATTAACGGTATCAACTTATTACATGTCAAACTCTTTGGCGAAATGGAGTTTTGGTTCTCTATCGTCAAAATTTTAGCCATTTTAGCCATGATTGGCTTCGGTTCTTATTTGTTGGCAACAGGTACAGCTGGTCCACAAGCGGGGATTAGTAATCTTTGGGCATTGGGTGGTTTCTTCCCATTTGGTGTTGAAGGACTAATCATGGCGATGGCGGTGATTATCTTTGCTTTCGGTGGAATTGAATTGTTTGGTATTACGGCAGCAGAAGCGCGTGATCCAGATAAAACTTTACCTAAAGCCGTTAACCAAATTATTTACCGTATTCTGATTTTTTATATCGCTACGTTATTTATTCTGTTTGCATTGTTCCCTTGGAACCAAATGGCAGAAGGCGGTAGTCCTTTTGTGATGGTATTTGCTTCTTTGGACAGCCACGGTGTAGCGACGATGCTGAACTTCGTCATTTTGACTGCTGCTGTTTCGGTATATAACGGTACAAGTTATTGTAGCAGCCGTATGTTGTTAGGTTTGGCTCAGCAGGGCAATGCTCCAAAATTCTTAAAGCAGATCAATAAACGTGGTATTCCAACCAATGCGGTATTGGTCTCTGCTTTTGTGACAGTGTTATGTGTAGTGATCAACTACCTATTCCCACAAAAAGCCTTTGCGTTATTGATGATGTTGGTTGTCGCTGCGATTGTCATTAACTGGATCGTGATTTCATGGACCCATCTCAAGTTCCGTAAAGCGATGCAGACACAAAGACAGACCACTAAATTCCCAAGCATTGCTTATCCATTTAGTAACTATCTGTGTATTGTCTTTATGCTGGGTATTTTAGTCGTGATGTCGCTTTCACCAGATATGCGTATCGCTGTGATGATGATTCCTGCATGGATTCTCTGTCTCATGTTGGCCTATGCTGTGAAGTTACGAAAATTGAAAAATGCTCAACCTAGCGTTGCTTTAGGTACGGATTAA
- the fahA gene encoding fumarylacetoacetase — MTQHLTSFLEIDSQSDFTIHNLPYGIFSESNPTHKRVGVAIGDWVLDLAALTAHGLLKIEGNQDYFNQPTLNAFIESGKHNWQYVRQTLQNLLSANNPTLRDNAELRTLVLRPQNAVTLHLPIHVPGYTDFYSSKEHATNVGTMFRDPKNALLPNWSELPVGYNGRASSVIVSGTDIVRPSGQIKLPNSERPVFSATRKLDFELETAFIVGKPTSLGQPIAIEDAWDHIFGMVLLNDWSARDIQQWEYVPLGPFNAKTFASAISPWVVTMDALEPFKVRGPVQQPQPLSYLQENIANSYDIQLSVEIQSPKSQTADVICQTNFKYMYWSMAQQLTHHTIAGCNVQVGDLMGSGTISGPTEDSYGSLLELTWNTTKPLTLANGEQRGFLEDGDRVIMKGHCEKDGIRIGFGQVENTILAAHRFDFQETEEVSYETV; from the coding sequence ATGACACAGCATTTAACCTCTTTTCTTGAGATTGACTCACAATCTGATTTCACAATTCATAATTTGCCTTATGGAATTTTTAGTGAAAGCAACCCAACACATAAACGTGTGGGTGTGGCAATTGGTGACTGGGTACTTGACCTTGCAGCCTTAACAGCACATGGCTTATTAAAAATTGAAGGAAATCAAGATTATTTCAATCAGCCAACACTGAACGCTTTTATCGAATCAGGTAAACACAACTGGCAATACGTGCGTCAGACCTTACAAAACTTGTTGTCTGCCAACAACCCAACCCTGCGTGACAATGCGGAACTACGTACTTTAGTTTTACGTCCACAAAATGCGGTAACTTTACACTTACCAATCCATGTTCCAGGTTATACCGATTTTTATTCATCTAAAGAACATGCCACCAATGTCGGTACCATGTTCAGAGACCCAAAGAATGCCCTATTACCTAACTGGAGTGAGTTACCAGTCGGTTATAACGGTCGTGCCAGTTCTGTGATTGTGAGTGGTACTGATATTGTCCGTCCATCTGGACAAATCAAATTACCGAATAGCGAGCGTCCAGTTTTCTCTGCAACACGTAAACTCGATTTTGAGTTAGAAACTGCATTTATCGTGGGTAAACCAACAAGCTTAGGACAGCCCATAGCGATTGAAGATGCTTGGGATCATATTTTTGGTATGGTGTTATTAAATGACTGGTCTGCACGTGATATCCAACAATGGGAATACGTGCCATTAGGACCATTTAATGCCAAAACTTTTGCCAGCGCGATTTCACCATGGGTAGTGACTATGGATGCATTGGAACCTTTCAAAGTCAGAGGTCCAGTACAACAACCGCAGCCTCTCAGCTATTTACAAGAAAATATCGCCAACAGTTACGATATTCAACTCAGTGTCGAAATTCAAAGCCCGAAATCACAAACCGCCGATGTGATCTGTCAGACCAACTTTAAATATATGTACTGGTCGATGGCACAACAACTCACTCACCACACCATTGCAGGTTGTAATGTCCAAGTTGGTGATCTAATGGGTTCAGGTACGATCTCCGGACCAACAGAAGATTCTTATGGTAGTTTGCTTGAGCTGACATGGAATACCACCAAACCACTTACCCTTGCCAATGGTGAGCAGCGTGGTTTCTTGGAAGATGGTGATCGCGTCATTATGAAGGGTCACTGTGAAAAAGATGGTATTCGTATTGGTTTTGGCCAAGTCGAAAATACCATTCTTGCAGCACATCGCTTTGACTTTCAGGAAACTGAGGAAGTGAGCTATGAAACTGTATAG
- the maiA gene encoding maleylacetoacetate isomerase, producing the protein MKLYSYFRSSAAFRVRIALNLKALAYDTQAVHLVKNEQQLADYQALNPSQLVPTLVDADQPLLQSISILEYLEEAYPAIALLPKDLVDRAQVRAFAQAIACDIHPLNNLRVLKYLQHELALDDTQKNHWYQHWIIEGFRSLETQLSQSNGQFCFGTQATFADCCLIPQVYNAKRFKVDLSGFPKIESIYQHCMALPAFHQAAPEQQPDWE; encoded by the coding sequence ATGAAACTGTATAGCTATTTCCGTAGTTCAGCCGCCTTTCGGGTACGAATTGCACTCAACCTAAAAGCACTTGCCTATGACACGCAGGCAGTGCATTTGGTTAAAAATGAGCAACAACTGGCAGATTATCAAGCACTGAATCCGAGCCAGTTGGTACCTACCCTCGTGGATGCGGATCAACCGTTACTTCAGTCCATCAGTATCTTGGAATATCTGGAAGAAGCCTATCCAGCGATTGCTTTATTACCAAAGGATCTTGTTGATCGCGCTCAAGTGCGTGCATTTGCTCAAGCCATCGCTTGTGATATCCATCCACTCAACAACCTAAGAGTGTTGAAATACTTACAACATGAACTTGCACTCGATGATACTCAAAAAAATCACTGGTATCAGCATTGGATTATTGAAGGTTTCCGTAGTTTAGAGACACAACTCAGCCAATCCAATGGTCAGTTTTGTTTTGGTACACAAGCAACTTTTGCCGATTGCTGTTTGATCCCACAAGTCTATAACGCCAAACGTTTTAAAGTAGATTTGAGCGGATTTCCAAAAATTGAATCGATTTATCAACACTGTATGGCGCTTCCAGCATTTCATCAAGCTGCCCCTGAACAACAACCCGATTGGGAATAA